A stretch of the Nicotiana tabacum cultivar K326 chromosome 6, ASM71507v2, whole genome shotgun sequence genome encodes the following:
- the LOC107829068 gene encoding protein TORMOZ EMBRYO DEFECTIVE: MASPALKKSYKCVQSLQQFYTGGPYAVASDNSFLICACNDTIKIVDLSNASIKSTIEGDSEPVTALALSPNNNFLFSASHSRQIRVWELSTLKCLRSWKGHEGPVMGMACDASGGLLATAGADRKVLVWDVDGGFCTHYFKGHKGVVTSIMFHPDPNRLLLFSGGDDASIKVWNLTRKKCLSTLEKHQSAITSMAISEDGWTLLSAGRDKVVNLWNLHDYGCMTTIPMFESLEALCIIGPESPFAACLASLTYPQTKKRNDVPSINFITVGERGLVRIWSSDRALCLFEQKSSDIAVSSDNEDSKRGFTSAMILPASQELLCVTADQQFFLYYPEESEGSLNVVLRKRFVGYNEEIADMKFLGDEEQFLAVSTSVEQVRVYDLTSMSCSYVLAGHTDVILCLDSCVSSSGRTLIVTGSKDNSVRLWDCQSKACVGVGIGHMGAVGAVALSKKHRNFFVSGSSDRTLKVWHFDGVSDNNEEVLTLKAKAVVAAHDKDINSLAVAPNDSLVCSGSQDRTACIWRLPDLVSVVTLKGHKRGIWSVEFSPVDHCVITASGDKTIKIWAISDGSCLKTFEGHTSSVLRATFLTRGTQFVSCGADGLVKLWTVKTNECIATYDQHEDKIWALAVGKKTEMLATGGGDAVINLWHDSTASDKEEAFRKEEEGVLRGQELENALIDAEYTRAIQIAFELHRPHKLLELFGDLCRKSDAQDQIGKAVKALAKEERRLLFEYVRDWNTKPKFCHIAQYVLFRAFCVLSPAEILEIKGIGELLEGLISYSQRHFDRVDRLERSTFMFDCTLTGMSVIEPEGNEGRSEDKDARLSIGANSEQLSEIDSMEQEQQHEEMKEKRSSKKRKNKSRDATSKKVKGVTDI, translated from the exons ATGGCGTCACCGGCATTGAAGAAAAGTTACAAGTGTGTGCAGTCTCTTCAGCAATTCTACACTGGCGGGCCTTACGCCGTAGCTTCGGATAATTCGTTTCTCATATGTGCTTGCAATGACACAATAAAGATAGTCGATTTATCAAACGCTTCAATAAAATCGACCATAGAGGGTGATTCTGAGCCAGTGACAGCTCTTGCTCTAAGCCCTAATAATAATTTCCTCTTTTCTGCTAGTCATAGCCGACAGATTAGGGTTTGGGAACTTTCCACCCTCAAATGCCTCCGCTCCTGGAAG GGGCATGAAGGACCTGTGATGGGGATGgcttgtgatgcatcaggtggaTTGCTGGCAACAGCTGGGGCTGACAGGAAAGTTCTCGTGTGGGATGTCGATGGAGGCTTTTGCACTCATTATTTCAAAGGTCACAAAGGGGTTGTCACCAGCATTATGTTTCATCCTGACCCGAATCGGCTGCTG CTGTTCTCTGGTGGTGATGATGCTTCCATAAAGGTCTGGAATCTGACGAGGAAGAAATGTCTGTCAACACTAGAGAAGCATCAATCAGCTATCACTTCCATGGCAATATCTGAAGATGGATGGACTCTGCTTAGCGCAGGGAGAGACAAG GTTGTAAATTTGTGGAACTTACATGATTATGGCTGCATGACCACCATACCAATGTTTGAGTCACTGGAAGCCCTGTGTATAATTGGTCCAGAATCTCCTTTTGCTGCATGCCTGGCTTCATTGACATATCCGCAGACAAAGAAGAGAAACGATGTACCATCAATTAATTTCATCACTGTCGGTGAACGGGGATTAGTACGGATATGGAGTTCTGATAG GGCACTGTGCCTTTTTGAGCAGAAATCCTCTGATATTGCCGTAAGCTCTGACAACGAAGATTCGAAGAGAGGCTTTACTTCTGCTATGATTTTGCCTGCAAGTCAGGAGTTACTTTGTGTTACAGCTGACCAGCAGTTTTTTCTTTATTATCCGGAGGAATCTGAAGGTAGTCTGAATGTAGTTCTTAGGAAGAGGTTTGTTGGATACAATGAAGAGATTGCAGATATGAAATTTTTGGGTGACGAGGAACAGTTCCTTGCTGTTTCAACAAGCGTAGAGCAG GTGCGAGTGTATGATCTTACATCAATGTCATGCTCTTACGTGTTGGCTGGGCATACTGATGTTATTTTGTGCCTTGATTCCTGTGTATCAAGTTCTGGAAGAACACTTATTGTGACAGGGAGTAAGGACAACTCC GTTAGGTTATGGGATTGCCAGAGCAAGGCTTGTGTTGGAGTTGGCATAGGTCACATGGGAGCTGTCGGAGCTGTTGCTTTATCAAAGAAACATCGGAACTTCTTTGTGAGTGGTAGTAG TGACCGTACGCTAAAGGTATGGCATTTTGATGGTGTCTCTGACAACAATGAAGAAGTCCTAACTTTGAAAGCAAAAGCAGTTGTAGCAGCACATGACAAGGATATTAACTCTTTGGCAGTAGCTCCAAATGACAGTCTTGTTTGCAGTGGTTCCCAG GATCGCACTGCTTGCATATGGAGACTTCCAGACCTTGTATCAGTGGTTACACTGAAAGGGCATAAAAGGGGGATATGGTCTGTTGAGTTTTCTCCCGTTGATCATTGTGTGATAACAGCTTCTGGAGACAAGACAATAAAGATATGGGCAATATCTGACGGATCATGTTTGAAAACATTTGAAGGGCATACGTCAAGTGTGTTAAGAGCAACATTTCTTACCCGTGGCACCCAGTTTGTTTCTTGTG GTGCTGATGGTTTGGTGAAGCTGTGGACAGTTAAGACAAATGAGTGTATTGCCACATATGACCAACACGAGGATAAG ATTTGGGCCCTGGCTGTTGGTAAGAAAACAGAAATGCTTGCAACTGGCGGTGGTGATGCGGTGATCAATTTGTGGCATGACTCGACAGCTTCTGATAAAGAGGAAGCTTTTCGTAAAGAA GAGGAAGGCGTTCTAAGGGGTCAAGAGCTAGAAAATGCTTTAATAGATGCTGAATACACGAGAGCAATTCAGATTGCATTTGAGCTTCACAGACCACATAAACTTCTAGAGTTATTTGGCGACCTCTGCAG GAAGAGCGATGCGCAAGATCAGATAGGAAAAGCAGTAAAGGCTCTTGCTAAGGAAGAGCGTCGCTTGCTTTTTGAATATGTCCGGGATTGGAACACGAAGCCAAAGTTTTGTCATATTGCACAATATGTTCTTTTCCGGGCATTCTGTGTTCTCTCACCTGCCGAGATTCTTGAG ATTAAGGGTATTGGAGAACTGCTTGAAGGTCTTATTTCTTATTCTCAGAGGCATTTCGATAGAGTAGATAGATTAGAAAGAAGCACGTTCATGTTTGACTGTACTTTAACTGGAATGTCGGTCATTGAGCCAGAAGGTAATGAGGGGAGATCAGAGGACAAGGATGCCAGACTTTCTATTGGTGCAAATAGCGAGCAGTTAAGTGAGATTGATTCAATGGAGCAAGAGCAGCAGCAcgaagaaatgaaagaaaaaagatcTTCAAAAAAGCGAAAAAACAAATCAAGAGATGCCACTAGTAAGAAAGTGAAGGGGGTGACTGACATTTGA
- the LOC107829067 gene encoding cinnamoyl-CoA reductase-like SNL6 yields MTIAQDLYNEEDSMFCSKKVCVMEAAGQLGSTLVHRLLLRGYTVHAAFQNHDEMQRFKRKYAGGNVDESRSKNLICFHADPLDYHSIVDALKGCCGLFYSFEPPSDYPTYDELMGEMEVRAAHNVMEACAQTDTLNKVVFTSSATAVLWGTRKRDQHDSSHSHSCVDERDWTDISFCKKYKLWHGLSKTQAEKAAWALAMDRGVSMVSINGGLLIHPDLNIREPYLKGAAEMYEGGVFVAVDLNFLVDAHICVFEDVSSYGRYLCFNRVINSSKDATTLANMLLPPSASSKTESLEDDMVYEQRISNQKLNKLMLEFDTGSDVQVY; encoded by the exons ATGACTATTGCACAAGACTTGTATAATGAGGAGGATTCAATGTTTTGTTCAAAGAAAGTTTGTGTAATGGAGGCAGCTGGTCAGCTTGGATCCACACTCGTACACCGTCTCTTGCTCAGAGGTTACACTGTCCACGCCGCTTTTCAAAACCATG ATGAAATGCAGCGTTTTAAGAGGAAATATGCTGGTGGAAATGTGGATGAAAGTAGAAGTAAGAATTTGATATGTTTTCATGCTGATCCCTTGGATTATCACAGCATCGTGGATGCTCTCAAAGGCTGCTGTGGCTTGTTTTACTCTTTCGAGCCTCCCTCCGATTATCCTACCTACGAC GAATTGATGGGAGAAATGGAAGTGAGAGCAGCTCACAATGTGATGGAAGCCTGTGCACAAACAGATACCCTAAACAAGGTAGTCTTTACATCCTCTGCCACAGCTGTGTTATGGGGCACAAGGAAGAGGGACCAACAcgactcttcccattctcattCTTGCGTCGATGAAAGAGATTGGACAGACATCAGCTTTTGCAAAAAATACAAG TTATGGCATGGGCTATCAAAGACACAAGCAGAGAAAGCAGCATGGGCATTGGCAATGGACAGAGGAGTAAGCATGGTATCTATAAATGGCGGGTTGCTAATTCATCCAGATCTCAATATCAGAGAACCTTACTTGAAGGGAGCTGCTGAAATGTATGAAGGTGGTGTTTTTGTTGCAGTGGACCTGAATTTCTTAGTAGATGCCCATATTTGTGTGTTTGAGGATGTTTCCTCTTACGGACGATACTTATGCTTCAACAGAGTCATAAACTCCAGTAAAGATGCTACTACACTAGCCAATATGCTTCTGCCTCCTTCAGCTTCATCAAAAACTGAAAG TTTGGAGGATGATATGGTCTATGAGCAAAGGATCAGCAACCAGAAACTAAACAAGCTGATGCTGGAATTTGATACTGGATCAGATGTCCAAGTCTATTGA